Proteins encoded together in one Kutzneria kofuensis window:
- a CDS encoding WS/DGAT domain-containing protein — MLDSATPRRILILSADMGEGHNATGRALRAAAGRLWPEASTHWLDTLDVMGRGVGPTFRRIYVTNVERTPWLYEFFYDSVWRYRWFARASKRFVGEWAGRRLAAKIDQIQPDLILSTYPLGTAGLDWLRRHRGLETPIGAWVSDFAPHPFWVYQGIDLNLVMHEVAVPVAARSAPGATVAISAPTADEVFHPGDRGAARAELELPQDKFVSLVACGSLGFGRSEDTVKELLVGNPDGIVVVVCGRNERLRARIRAAIGDDPRVRVLGWTDRMATLMVASDVVVTNAGGATSLEALAVGRPVLMHRPIAAHGRANARLMEDAGIAVVCQREGELADAVRDLPRLAQMERLALKQADERLVEEGLLALNSSRPERLGRVLSAEDALFVHIASPRVPQHVGAILEMSAEVSVDDVAGMLDGMHGVRGHVDPGTWLRRPRWEQDESVDTKALVSEVDGVPLQRAVDTFYAEPLPVGATAAALIVHGSEPAILFKLDHALGDGVAVLRGLLTGTDGKGKAWANPVGHQISHKLPRLRLKGLLALARAGSVARGQKFGASRRFGLAKLPGAEVRATARALGVTPTELLIAMFAFAYQGDQLRVMVPWSLRGTDTLRAAGNWTGAVSVDLPVRETDPLRCLELVRDALRAGVESGAPEAANFVVRLIGLLPAPLHRLLARLVYQSRWFGAIASVIPGPRWKVSLGGAEIEAAYAVLPLAEGVPIAWGALTWGRYVTVCVTGGGAVDGKPLAARMVDALREFSGRTP, encoded by the coding sequence GTGCTGGACTCGGCGACGCCCCGACGGATCCTGATTCTGTCCGCCGACATGGGTGAGGGCCACAACGCCACCGGCCGTGCGCTGCGCGCGGCCGCCGGTCGCCTGTGGCCCGAAGCCTCGACGCACTGGCTGGACACGCTCGACGTGATGGGCCGTGGCGTCGGACCCACGTTCCGGCGGATCTACGTCACCAACGTGGAGCGAACACCCTGGCTGTACGAGTTCTTCTACGACTCGGTCTGGCGCTACCGGTGGTTCGCGCGGGCGTCCAAGCGCTTCGTCGGCGAATGGGCCGGTAGGCGGCTGGCCGCGAAGATCGACCAGATCCAGCCCGACCTGATCCTGTCCACGTATCCGCTGGGCACGGCCGGTCTGGACTGGCTGCGCCGGCACCGCGGGCTGGAGACGCCGATCGGGGCGTGGGTCTCGGACTTCGCGCCGCACCCGTTCTGGGTGTACCAGGGCATCGACCTCAACCTGGTGATGCACGAGGTCGCCGTGCCGGTGGCGGCGCGCAGCGCGCCCGGCGCGACGGTGGCGATCTCCGCCCCGACCGCCGACGAGGTCTTCCATCCGGGTGACCGCGGCGCCGCCCGCGCCGAGTTGGAGCTGCCCCAGGACAAGTTCGTGTCGCTGGTGGCGTGTGGGTCGCTCGGCTTCGGCCGGTCCGAGGACACCGTCAAGGAGCTGCTGGTCGGCAATCCCGACGGCATCGTGGTGGTGGTCTGCGGCCGCAACGAGCGGCTGCGGGCCAGGATCCGCGCCGCCATCGGCGACGACCCGCGGGTGCGGGTGCTCGGCTGGACCGACCGGATGGCGACGCTGATGGTCGCCTCGGACGTGGTGGTGACCAACGCCGGCGGCGCCACGTCGCTGGAGGCCCTCGCGGTCGGCCGCCCCGTCCTGATGCACCGTCCGATCGCGGCCCACGGGCGGGCGAACGCGCGGCTGATGGAGGACGCCGGCATCGCCGTGGTGTGCCAGCGGGAGGGCGAGCTCGCCGACGCCGTGCGGGACCTGCCGCGGCTGGCCCAGATGGAGCGGCTGGCGCTGAAGCAGGCCGACGAGCGGCTGGTGGAGGAGGGGCTGCTGGCCCTGAACTCGTCGCGGCCGGAGCGGCTCGGACGGGTGCTGTCCGCCGAGGACGCCCTGTTCGTGCACATCGCGTCGCCGCGCGTGCCGCAGCACGTCGGCGCGATCCTGGAGATGTCGGCCGAGGTCAGCGTCGACGACGTTGCCGGCATGCTGGACGGCATGCACGGCGTGCGCGGGCACGTGGACCCGGGGACCTGGCTGCGGCGGCCGCGGTGGGAGCAGGACGAGTCGGTGGACACCAAGGCGCTGGTGTCCGAAGTGGACGGAGTGCCGCTGCAGCGCGCCGTGGACACCTTCTACGCCGAGCCCTTGCCGGTCGGCGCCACCGCCGCGGCGCTGATCGTGCACGGGTCCGAACCGGCCATTCTGTTCAAGCTGGATCACGCCCTCGGTGACGGTGTCGCCGTGCTGCGGGGGTTGCTGACCGGCACCGACGGCAAGGGCAAGGCGTGGGCGAATCCCGTCGGACACCAGATCAGCCACAAGCTGCCTCGGTTGCGACTCAAGGGTTTGCTGGCTCTGGCCCGCGCTGGTTCGGTGGCGCGGGGGCAGAAGTTCGGGGCCTCTCGGCGGTTCGGTCTGGCCAAGCTGCCCGGTGCCGAGGTCCGCGCTACCGCCCGTGCCCTCGGCGTGACCCCGACCGAGCTGCTCATTGCCATGTTCGCCTTTGCGTACCAAGGGGATCAGCTCCGAGTGATGGTCCCGTGGTCGCTGCGTGGCACCGACACTCTGCGCGCCGCCGGCAACTGGACCGGCGCGGTGTCCGTCGATCTGCCCGTGCGGGAGACGGATCCGTTGCGGTGCCTGGAGTTGGTTCGGGACGCCCTGCGCGCCGGCGTCGAGTCCGGCGCGCCCGAGGCGGCGAACTTCGTGGTGCGGCTGATCGGTTTGCTGCCGGCGCCGCTGCACCGGCTGCTGGCTCGGCTCGTCTACCAGTCACGGTGGTTCGGCGCCATCGCATCCGTGATTCCCGGGCCGCGGTGGAAGGTCTCGTTGGGTGGCGCGGAGATCGAGGCCGCCTACGCGGTGCTTCCGCTCGCCGAGGGCGTTCCCATCGCGTGGGGCGCGTTGACCTGGGGACGATACGTGACCGTCTGCGTGACCGGTGGCGGGGCGGTCGACGGTAAGCCGCTCGCTGCCCGGATGGTCGACGCGCTGAGGGAGTTCTCAGGCAGGACACCATGA
- a CDS encoding DMT family transporter produces MNLLIAVPAAVGGAAFFGLTSALQHRATQQVRRRDALQPGLLVDLAQQRVWLLSLVANAFGVILQWVALTTGPLVLVQPLLVTGLLFGVLFSGSFDRVVLLGAGLCVAGLAAFLLVAQPTGDSQEMTLGAVLPLAIGLAALLAICLVVAAHRPGNTRALALAVAAGVLYGVSAGLAKLAAEELSQGILVMLTHWPIYAVAVCGPLGFLLSQNAFQAERALAPALAVITILDPLVGIGIGIMWLDESLHSGVGPVIGQVLALAALSGGVFVLSRRAPQTVAKEPECQR; encoded by the coding sequence ATGAATCTGCTCATCGCCGTGCCCGCTGCCGTAGGAGGCGCCGCCTTCTTCGGCCTGACCAGTGCGTTGCAGCACCGGGCCACGCAGCAGGTGCGGCGGCGGGACGCGTTGCAGCCGGGGCTCCTCGTCGACCTCGCGCAGCAACGCGTGTGGCTGCTTTCCTTGGTAGCCAACGCTTTCGGCGTGATCCTCCAGTGGGTCGCCCTCACCACCGGCCCGCTGGTCCTGGTTCAGCCCCTTCTCGTCACGGGCCTGTTGTTCGGCGTCCTCTTCTCCGGCTCCTTCGACCGGGTCGTGCTTCTCGGCGCCGGCCTCTGCGTCGCCGGCCTCGCCGCGTTCTTGCTGGTCGCGCAGCCGACCGGCGACAGCCAGGAGATGACGCTCGGCGCCGTGCTGCCGTTGGCCATCGGTCTTGCCGCCCTGTTGGCCATTTGCCTCGTCGTTGCCGCCCATCGGCCCGGCAACACCCGTGCCCTCGCCCTCGCTGTCGCCGCCGGTGTGCTCTACGGCGTCAGCGCCGGGTTGGCCAAGCTCGCCGCCGAGGAGCTCTCCCAGGGCATTCTCGTCATGCTCACCCACTGGCCCATCTACGCCGTCGCCGTGTGCGGTCCGCTCGGCTTCCTGTTGAGCCAGAACGCCTTCCAGGCCGAACGCGCCCTGGCGCCCGCGCTCGCCGTGATCACCATCCTCGATCCGCTCGTCGGCATCGGCATCGGCATCATGTGGCTCGACGAGTCCCTGCACAGCGGCGTCGGCCCCGTCATCGGCCAGGTCCTCGCCCTCGCGGCGCTGTCCGGCGGCGTTTTCGTCCTCAGCCGCCGCGCCCCGCAGACCGTCGCCAAGGAGCCCGAATGCCAGCGGTGA
- a CDS encoding SDR family NAD(P)-dependent oxidoreductase, protein MPAVTGMRALVTGASSGIGAATADVLAAKGATVLRTSRTITGPSSFACDFAVGVDPLVSWAGDVDLLVLNAGLGHAGPFADMAPGKIAELFTVNVVAQLELARALLPGMIARGRGHIVLVSSIAGAMGVADEAVYSATKAALRSFADALRLEVRSVGVTVVHPGVIDTPFFERRGTPYTRRRPRPIPPVDVAEALVAAVEHNRTEIFVPSWLRFPARLNGAIPGVVRVLQRRFG, encoded by the coding sequence ATGCCAGCGGTGACCGGCATGCGCGCCCTCGTCACCGGCGCGTCCTCCGGCATCGGCGCCGCCACCGCCGACGTCCTCGCCGCCAAGGGCGCGACTGTTCTCCGTACCAGCCGCACCATCACCGGGCCGTCGTCCTTCGCCTGCGATTTCGCCGTCGGCGTCGATCCGCTCGTGTCCTGGGCCGGCGACGTCGACCTGCTCGTCCTCAACGCCGGTCTCGGCCACGCCGGCCCCTTCGCCGACATGGCTCCCGGCAAGATCGCCGAGCTCTTCACCGTCAACGTGGTCGCCCAGTTGGAGCTCGCCCGCGCCCTTCTCCCCGGCATGATCGCCCGGGGCCGTGGGCACATCGTGCTGGTGTCCTCCATCGCCGGCGCCATGGGCGTCGCCGACGAGGCCGTCTACTCCGCCACCAAGGCCGCCCTTCGCTCCTTCGCCGACGCCCTCCGCCTGGAGGTCCGGTCCGTCGGCGTCACCGTCGTCCACCCCGGCGTCATCGACACCCCGTTCTTCGAGCGGCGCGGCACCCCTTACACCCGCCGCCGCCCGCGCCCCATCCCTCCCGTCGACGTCGCCGAAGCCCTCGTCGCCGCCGTCGAACACAACCGCACCGAGATCTTCGTCCCCTCCTGGCTGCGCTTCCCCGCCCGCCTCAACGGGGCAATTCCGGGGGTTGTCCGCGTCCTCCAACGCCGTTTCGGCTGA